GGCGGCGCGCCCCGGTGGTGCTGGAGATCGGCTCGGGCATGGGCGACACCACCGCCGCGATGGCCGGGGCCGACCCGGACCGAGATTATCTGGCGGTCGAGGTGCACACTCCGGGAATCGCCAACCTCCTGGACCTGGTGCAGCGCCACGACCTGCGCAACGTCCGGGTGGCGCGGGGCGACGCGCTGGAGCTGGTCCGCCGCCTGCCGGTCGGGTCGCTCGACGCGGTGCACGTCTTCTTCCCGGACCCGTGGCCCAAGGCCCGCCACCACAAGCGGCGGCTCATCCAGCCGGCGCACGTGGCCCTGCTGGGCAGCCGCCTGACGCCCGGCGGCACGCTGCACTGCGCCACCGACTGGGCGGAGTACGCCGAGGCCATGCGGGAGACCCTGGACGCCGATCCGGACCTGGTGAACCTCCACGGCGGCTACGCCCCGCGGCCGGCCCACCGGCCGGTGACCAAGTTCGAACGCCGGGCCCTGCTGGCCGGTCGCCCGGTCACGGACCTGATCTACCGCCGCCGCTGAAGGGGTGCCCCCGGCGGGCCCGGCTGCCGCGTGAGCCGACCGGGTGGACGTGCGGGCCCGACCCGGCTGGCGTCAGGGGTCATGATCCAGGCACCATTGACGGGCTATGACGCTCACCGCCGCGCTGCCCGCAAGCGCCGACCCCGACACCCTCTACGACGCGTTCGCCGGCTGGGCGAAGGAGCGTGGTCTCGACCTCTACCCCCACCAGGAGGAGGCGATCATCGAGATCGTCTCCGGCGCCAACGTGATCATGAATACGCCGACCGGATCCGGCAAGAGTCTGGTCGCCGTCGCGGCGCACTTCGCGGCCCTGGCCGACGACCGGACGACCTTCTACACCGCGCCCATCAAGGCGCTGGTGTCGGAGAAGTTCTTCGCCCTGTGTGAGATCTTCGGCGCGGAGAACGTCGGCATGCTCACCGGCGACGCCAGCGTCAACGCCGACGCCCCGATCATCTGCTGCACCGCCGAGATCCTGGCCAATCTCGCGCTGCGCGAGGGCACCCGCGCTGACGTCGGCCAGGTGATCATGGACGAGTTCCACTTCTACGCCGAGCCGGACCGCGGCTGGGCGTGGCAGGTGCCGCTCATCGAACTACCGCAGGCCCAGTTCATCCTGATGTCCGCCACGCTCGGCGACACCACCCGGTTCGTCGACGACCTGACCCGGCGCACCGGCCGGCCGACCGCCGTCGTCCGCTCGGCCGAGCGGCCGGTTCCGCTCCTCTTCTCGTACGCGATGACGCCGCTGCACGAGACCCTGGAGGAGCTGTTGCAGACGAAGCAGGCCCCGGTGTACGTCGTGCACTTCACCCAGGCCGCCGCGCTGGAACGCGCCCAGGCGCTGATGAGCGTCAACGTCAGCACCCGCGCCGAGAAGGACCTGATCGCGCAGGCCATCGGGAACTTCCGG
This genomic stretch from Micromonospora krabiensis harbors:
- the trmB gene encoding tRNA (guanosine(46)-N7)-methyltransferase TrmB, with product MTARQTDALDRLFPTYGLDVPDGPGDAADLTALFGRRAPVVLEIGSGMGDTTAAMAGADPDRDYLAVEVHTPGIANLLDLVQRHDLRNVRVARGDALELVRRLPVGSLDAVHVFFPDPWPKARHHKRRLIQPAHVALLGSRLTPGGTLHCATDWAEYAEAMRETLDADPDLVNLHGGYAPRPAHRPVTKFERRALLAGRPVTDLIYRRR